One Theropithecus gelada isolate Dixy chromosome 20, Tgel_1.0, whole genome shotgun sequence DNA segment encodes these proteins:
- the ZNF821 gene encoding zinc finger protein 821 isoform X1: protein MSRRKQTNPNKVHWDQVFAGLEEQARQAMMKTDFPGDLGSQRQAIQQLRDQDSSSSDSEGDEEETTQDEVSSHTSEEDGGVVKVEKELENTQQPVGGNEVVEHEVTGNLNSDPLLELCQCPLCQLDCGSREQLIAHVYQHTAAVVSAKSYMCPVCGRALSSPGSLGRHLLIHSEDQRSNCAVCGARFTSHATFNSEKLPEVLNMESLPTVHNEGPSSAEGKDIAFSPPVYPAGILLVCNNCAAYRKLLEAQTPSVRKWALRRQNEPLEVRLQRLERERTAKKSRRDNETPEEREVRRMRDREAKRLQRMQETDEQRARRLQRDREAMRLKRANETPEKRQARLIREREAKRLKRRLEKMDMMLRAQFGQDPSAMAALAAEMNFFQLPVSGVELDSQLLGKMAFEEQNSSSLH from the exons GGGATCAAGTATTTGCTGGGCTAGAAGAGCAAGCCCGCCAGGCGATGATGAAAACTGATTTTCCTGGAGACCTTGGCAGTCAGCGACAAGCTATCCAACAACTAAGAGATCAGGACTCCAGTAGCA GTGACAGTGAGGGTGATGAAGAGGAGACCACACAAGATGAAGTCTCTTCCCACACATCAGAGGAAGATGGAGGGGTGGTCAAAGTGGAGAAAGAGTTAGAAAATACACAACAGCCTGTTGGTGGGAACGAAGTGGTAGAGCACGAG GTCACAGGGAATTTGAATTCTGACCCCTTGCTTGAACTCTGCCAGTGTCCCCTCTGCCAGCTAGACTGCGGGAGCCGGGAGCAGTTGATCGCTCATGTGTACCAG CACACTGCAGCAGTGGTGAGCGCCAAGAGCTACATGTGTCCTGTCTGTGGCCGGGCCCTTAGCTCCCCGGGGTCATTGGGTCGCCACCTCTTAATCCACTCGGAGGACCAGCGTTCTAACTGTGCTGTGTGTGGAGCCCGGTTCACCAGCCATGCCACTTTTAACAG TGAGAAACTTCCTGAAGTACTCAATATGGAATCCCTACCCACAGTCCACAATGAAGGCCCCTCTAGTGCTGAGGGAAAGGACATTGCCTTTAGTCCTCCAGTATACCCTGCTGGAATTCTGCTTGTGTGCAACAACTGTGCTGCCTACCGTAAACTGCTGGAAGCCCAGACTCCCAGTGTACGCAAGTGGGCCCTACGTCGACAGAATGAGCCTTTGGAAGTACGACTGCAGCGGCTGGAACGAGAGCGCACGGCCAAGAAGAGCCGGCGGGACAATGAGACCCCTGAGGAGCGGGAGGTGAGGCGCATGAGGGACCGTGAAGCCAAGCGCTTGCAGCGCATGCAGGAGACAGATGAGCAGCGGGCACGCCGGCTGCAGCGGGATCGGGAGGCCATGAGGCTGAAGCGGGCCAACGAAACCCCGGAAAAGCGGCAGGCCCGGCTCATCCGAGAGCGAGAGGCCAAGCGGCTCAAGAGGAGACTGGAGAAAATGGACATGATGTTGCGAGCTCAGTTTGGCCAGGACCCTTCTGCCATGGCAGCCTTAGCAGCTGAAATGAACTTCTTCCAGCTGCCTGTAAGTGGGGTGGAGTTGGACAGCCAACTTCTGGGCAAGATGGCCTTTGAAGAGCAGAACAGCAGCTCTCTGCACTGA
- the ZNF821 gene encoding zinc finger protein 821 isoform X4: protein MSRRKQTNPNKVHWDQVFAGLEEQARQAMMKTDFPGDLGSQRQAIQQLRDQDSSSSDSEGDEEETTQDEVSSHTSEEDGGVVKVEKELENTQQPVGGNEVVEHEVTGNLNSDPLLELCQCPLCQLDCGSREQLIAHVYQ, encoded by the exons GGGATCAAGTATTTGCTGGGCTAGAAGAGCAAGCCCGCCAGGCGATGATGAAAACTGATTTTCCTGGAGACCTTGGCAGTCAGCGACAAGCTATCCAACAACTAAGAGATCAGGACTCCAGTAGCA GTGACAGTGAGGGTGATGAAGAGGAGACCACACAAGATGAAGTCTCTTCCCACACATCAGAGGAAGATGGAGGGGTGGTCAAAGTGGAGAAAGAGTTAGAAAATACACAACAGCCTGTTGGTGGGAACGAAGTGGTAGAGCACGAG GTCACAGGGAATTTGAATTCTGACCCCTTGCTTGAACTCTGCCAGTGTCCCCTCTGCCAGCTAGACTGCGGGAGCCGGGAGCAGTTGATCGCTCATGTGTACCAG TGA
- the ZNF821 gene encoding zinc finger protein 821 isoform X2, whose amino-acid sequence MSRRKQTNPNKVHCDSEGDEEETTQDEVSSHTSEEDGGVVKVEKELENTQQPVGGNEVVEHEVTGNLNSDPLLELCQCPLCQLDCGSREQLIAHVYQHTAAVVSAKSYMCPVCGRALSSPGSLGRHLLIHSEDQRSNCAVCGARFTSHATFNSEKLPEVLNMESLPTVHNEGPSSAEGKDIAFSPPVYPAGILLVCNNCAAYRKLLEAQTPSVRKWALRRQNEPLEVRLQRLERERTAKKSRRDNETPEEREVRRMRDREAKRLQRMQETDEQRARRLQRDREAMRLKRANETPEKRQARLIREREAKRLKRRLEKMDMMLRAQFGQDPSAMAALAAEMNFFQLPVSGVELDSQLLGKMAFEEQNSSSLH is encoded by the exons GTGACAGTGAGGGTGATGAAGAGGAGACCACACAAGATGAAGTCTCTTCCCACACATCAGAGGAAGATGGAGGGGTGGTCAAAGTGGAGAAAGAGTTAGAAAATACACAACAGCCTGTTGGTGGGAACGAAGTGGTAGAGCACGAG GTCACAGGGAATTTGAATTCTGACCCCTTGCTTGAACTCTGCCAGTGTCCCCTCTGCCAGCTAGACTGCGGGAGCCGGGAGCAGTTGATCGCTCATGTGTACCAG CACACTGCAGCAGTGGTGAGCGCCAAGAGCTACATGTGTCCTGTCTGTGGCCGGGCCCTTAGCTCCCCGGGGTCATTGGGTCGCCACCTCTTAATCCACTCGGAGGACCAGCGTTCTAACTGTGCTGTGTGTGGAGCCCGGTTCACCAGCCATGCCACTTTTAACAG TGAGAAACTTCCTGAAGTACTCAATATGGAATCCCTACCCACAGTCCACAATGAAGGCCCCTCTAGTGCTGAGGGAAAGGACATTGCCTTTAGTCCTCCAGTATACCCTGCTGGAATTCTGCTTGTGTGCAACAACTGTGCTGCCTACCGTAAACTGCTGGAAGCCCAGACTCCCAGTGTACGCAAGTGGGCCCTACGTCGACAGAATGAGCCTTTGGAAGTACGACTGCAGCGGCTGGAACGAGAGCGCACGGCCAAGAAGAGCCGGCGGGACAATGAGACCCCTGAGGAGCGGGAGGTGAGGCGCATGAGGGACCGTGAAGCCAAGCGCTTGCAGCGCATGCAGGAGACAGATGAGCAGCGGGCACGCCGGCTGCAGCGGGATCGGGAGGCCATGAGGCTGAAGCGGGCCAACGAAACCCCGGAAAAGCGGCAGGCCCGGCTCATCCGAGAGCGAGAGGCCAAGCGGCTCAAGAGGAGACTGGAGAAAATGGACATGATGTTGCGAGCTCAGTTTGGCCAGGACCCTTCTGCCATGGCAGCCTTAGCAGCTGAAATGAACTTCTTCCAGCTGCCTGTAAGTGGGGTGGAGTTGGACAGCCAACTTCTGGGCAAGATGGCCTTTGAAGAGCAGAACAGCAGCTCTCTGCACTGA
- the ZNF821 gene encoding zinc finger protein 821 isoform X3 has protein sequence MCPVCGRALSSPGSLGRHLLIHSEDQRSNCAVCGARFTSHATFNSEKLPEVLNMESLPTVHNEGPSSAEGKDIAFSPPVYPAGILLVCNNCAAYRKLLEAQTPSVRKWALRRQNEPLEVRLQRLERERTAKKSRRDNETPEEREVRRMRDREAKRLQRMQETDEQRARRLQRDREAMRLKRANETPEKRQARLIREREAKRLKRRLEKMDMMLRAQFGQDPSAMAALAAEMNFFQLPVSGVELDSQLLGKMAFEEQNSSSLH, from the exons ATGTGTCCTGTCTGTGGCCGGGCCCTTAGCTCCCCGGGGTCATTGGGTCGCCACCTCTTAATCCACTCGGAGGACCAGCGTTCTAACTGTGCTGTGTGTGGAGCCCGGTTCACCAGCCATGCCACTTTTAACAG TGAGAAACTTCCTGAAGTACTCAATATGGAATCCCTACCCACAGTCCACAATGAAGGCCCCTCTAGTGCTGAGGGAAAGGACATTGCCTTTAGTCCTCCAGTATACCCTGCTGGAATTCTGCTTGTGTGCAACAACTGTGCTGCCTACCGTAAACTGCTGGAAGCCCAGACTCCCAGTGTACGCAAGTGGGCCCTACGTCGACAGAATGAGCCTTTGGAAGTACGACTGCAGCGGCTGGAACGAGAGCGCACGGCCAAGAAGAGCCGGCGGGACAATGAGACCCCTGAGGAGCGGGAGGTGAGGCGCATGAGGGACCGTGAAGCCAAGCGCTTGCAGCGCATGCAGGAGACAGATGAGCAGCGGGCACGCCGGCTGCAGCGGGATCGGGAGGCCATGAGGCTGAAGCGGGCCAACGAAACCCCGGAAAAGCGGCAGGCCCGGCTCATCCGAGAGCGAGAGGCCAAGCGGCTCAAGAGGAGACTGGAGAAAATGGACATGATGTTGCGAGCTCAGTTTGGCCAGGACCCTTCTGCCATGGCAGCCTTAGCAGCTGAAATGAACTTCTTCCAGCTGCCTGTAAGTGGGGTGGAGTTGGACAGCCAACTTCTGGGCAAGATGGCCTTTGAAGAGCAGAACAGCAGCTCTCTGCACTGA
- the ATXN1L gene encoding ataxin-1-like: protein MKPVHERSQECLPPKKRDLPVTSEDMGRTTSCSANHTPSSDASEWSRGVVVAGQSQAGTRVSLGGDGAEAITGLTVDQYGMLYKVAVPPATFSPTGLPSVVNMSPLPPTFNVASSLIQHPGIHYPPIHYAQLPSTSLQFIGSPYSLPYAVPPNFLPSPLLSPSANLATSHLPHFVPYASLLAEGATPPPQAPSPAHSFNKAPSATSPPGQLPHHSSTQPLDLAPGRMPIYYQMSRLPAGYTLHETPPAGASPVLTPQESQSALEAAAANGGQRPRERNLVRRESEALDSPNSKGEGQGLVPVVECVVDGQLFSGSQTPRVEVAAPAHRGTPDTDLEVQRVVGALASQDYRVVAAQRKEEPSPLNLSHHPPDHQGEGRGSARNPAELAEKNQARGFYPQSHQEPVKHRPLPKAMVVANGNLVPTGTDSGLLPVGSEILVASSLDVQARATFPDKEPTPPPITSSHLPSHFMKGAIIQLATGELKRVEDLQTQDFVRSAEVSGGLKIDSSTVVDIQESQWPGFVMLHFVVGEQQSKVSIEVPPEHPFFVYGQGWSSCSPGRTTQLFSLPCHRLQVGDVCISISLQSLNSNSVSQASCAPPGQLGPPRERPERTVLGPRELCDSEGKSQPAGEGSHVVEPSQPEPGAQACWPTPSFQRYGMQGEEARAALLRPSFIPQEVKLSIEGRSNAGK, encoded by the coding sequence ATGAAACCTGTTCATGAGAGGAGTCAGGAATGCCTTCCACCAAAGAAACGAGACCTCCCCGTGACCAGCGAGGATATGGGGAGAACTACCAGCTGCTCCGCTAACCACACACCCTCCAGTGATGCTTCTGAATGGTCCCGAGGGGTTGTGGTGGCTGGGCAGAGCCAGGCAGGAACCAGAGTCAGCCTGGGGGGTGATGGAGCTGAGGCCATCACCGGTCTGACAGTGGACCAGTATGGCATGCTGTATAAGGTGGCTGTGCCACCTGCCACCTTCTCACCAACTGGCCTCCCATCTGTGGTGAATATGAGCCCCTTGCCCCCGACGTTTAATGTAGCGTCTTCACTAATTCAACATCCAGGCATCCACTATCCCCCAATCCACTATGCTCAGCTTCCATCCACCTCACTGCAGTTCATTGGGTCTCCTTATAGCCTTCCCTATGCTGTGCCACCTAATTTCCTACCGAGTCCCCTCCTGTCTCCTTCTGCCAACCTTGCCACCTCTCACCTTCCACACTTTGTGCCATATGCCTCACTTCTGGCAGAAGGAGCCACTCCTCCCCCACAggctccctccccagcccactcATTTAACAAAGCTCCCTCTGCCACCTCCCCACCTGGGCAATTGCCACATCATTCAAGTACTCAGCCGCTGGACCTTGCTCCAGGTCGGATGCCCATTTATTATCAGATGTCCAGGCTACCTGCTGGGTATACTTTGCATGAAACCCCTCCAGCAGGTGCCAGCCCAGTTCTTACCCCTCAGGAGAGCCAGTCTGCTCTGGAAGCAGCTGCTGCAAATGGAGGACAGAGACCGCGAGAACGAAATTTAGTAAGACGGGAAAGTGAAGCCCTTGACTCCCCCAACAGCAAGGGTGAAGGCCAGGGACTGGTGCCAGTGGTAGAATGTGTGGTGGATGGACAGTTGTTTTCAGGTTCTCAGACTCCACGGGTGGAGGTAGCGGCACCAGCACACCGGGGGACCCCGGACACCGACCTTGAGGTCCAGCGAGTGGTTGGCGCTTTAGCTTCTCAGGACTATCGTGTGGTGGCAGCTCAGAGGAAAGAGGAACCCAGCCCCCTCAACCTATCCCATCATCCCCCCGACCATCAGGGTGAGGGGCGAGGGTCAGCCAGGAACCCTGCAGAGCTGGCAGAGAAAAATCAAGCCCGTGGGTTCTACCCTCAGTCCCATCAGGAACCAGTAAAACATAGACCTTTACCCAAAGCAATGGTTGTAGCCAATGGCAACCTGGTGCCCACTGGAACTGACTCAGGCCTGCTGCCTGTGGGCTCGGAGATCCTGGTAGCATCAAGTCTGGACGTGCAGGCCAGAGCCACCTTCCCAGACAAAGAGCCAACGCCGCCCCCCATTACCTCCTCCCACTTGCCTTCCCATTTCATGAAAGGCGCCATCATCCAGCTGGCTACGGGAGAGCTGAAGCGGGTGGAGGACCTCCAGACCCAGGATTTTGTGCGCAGTGCCGAAGTGAGTGGGGGGCTGAAGATTGACTCTAGCACGGTCGTGGACATTCAGGAGAGCCAATGGCCTGGATTTGTCATGCTACATTTTGTGGTTGGTGAGCAGCAGAGCAAAGTGAGCATCGAGGTGCCCCCTGAGCACCCCTTCTTTGTATATGGCCAGGGTTGGTCCTCTTGCAGCCCTGGGCGGACGACACAACTCTTCTCTCTGCCCTGCCATCGGCTACAGGTGGGAGATGTCTGCATCTCTATCAGTTTACAGAGCTTGAACAGTAACTCAGTTTCTCAGGCCAGCTGTGCTCCCCCAGGCCAGCTGGGTCCCCCCCGAGAAAGGCCTGAGAGGACGGTCTTGGGACCCAGAGAGCTATGTGACAGTGAGGGGAAGAGCCAGccggcaggagagggctcccatGTGGTAGAGCCTTCCCAGCCTGAGCCTGGTGCTCAGGCCTGCTGGCCAACCCCGAGCTTCCAAAGATACGGCATGCAAGGGGAGGAGGCACGGGCTGCGCTGCTCCGTCCCTCTTTCATTCCACAGGAGGTAAAGCTGTCCATTGAAGGGCGTTCCAATGCGGGAAAATGA